The following proteins are encoded in a genomic region of Phycisphaerae bacterium:
- a CDS encoding extracellular solute-binding protein, with product MKRFLLFLILLIVVIFGFSCKRNPAAQQGKTAAPFVLTDEMIAESKTLPKVLNMPAQIADGRPVEITVVGIPPDSQPALLTAWNEQTERFEKLYPNVKIRGSDYAYAPDSFAALVTGNQVPTLFQVYLTDPAKMIDQGICADLSSIFEAQQLDKVYNARLLSMISKDGKVYGIPMKIYTVGLAYNIKLLKEAGFNVPPTTWDELVTMAKKATNRDTGIAGFSFITDGANAGGWHMTVIAYDFGFKDTDIIAQQPNGKYKACFNNPAMLSALNFIKDLRWKHDVLPRENLGWETNGQAFATGRVAMAIMAGDQLITIRQNFPDMDMDNIGFAPLPVGPDGINRTLGGGDIAMVNSKATADQIEAAAYYRLWTYFDPNETVIHFQIGKGDPTTVVGAPLYPLYTGIFQAAGSALERRYANLPVDNYKLYMDGIVSGKVIMMAEPVIAGQEYYLAMGQVVGKIVADKDTDSAVVLKKAAETYQSNVLDLMK from the coding sequence ATGAAACGTTTTTTATTATTTTTAATATTACTGATTGTTGTAATATTCGGCTTTTCGTGTAAGAGGAACCCCGCAGCACAGCAGGGGAAAACGGCGGCTCCGTTCGTATTAACAGATGAAATGATTGCCGAGAGCAAAACATTGCCTAAGGTTCTCAATATGCCGGCCCAAATTGCTGACGGCCGTCCTGTTGAAATCACAGTAGTCGGTATTCCTCCGGATTCCCAGCCCGCGTTATTGACCGCATGGAACGAACAAACCGAACGTTTCGAGAAATTATATCCTAATGTTAAAATTCGCGGTTCAGACTATGCTTATGCTCCAGATTCGTTTGCTGCACTGGTTACAGGCAATCAGGTGCCGACGCTTTTCCAGGTCTACCTGACCGACCCAGCCAAGATGATAGACCAGGGTATATGTGCCGATTTGTCTTCAATATTTGAAGCTCAGCAGCTCGATAAAGTTTATAATGCCCGCCTTTTATCGATGATTTCGAAAGACGGGAAAGTGTATGGTATCCCGATGAAGATTTATACTGTCGGTCTTGCGTACAATATAAAACTTCTTAAAGAGGCCGGTTTCAATGTTCCGCCGACGACATGGGACGAACTCGTAACGATGGCTAAAAAAGCCACGAACCGGGATACAGGAATTGCCGGTTTTTCGTTCATTACCGATGGCGCAAACGCAGGAGGCTGGCACATGACGGTCATCGCTTATGATTTTGGTTTCAAGGATACCGATATAATAGCACAGCAGCCCAATGGAAAATACAAGGCGTGCTTCAATAATCCTGCGATGCTTTCCGCATTGAATTTCATAAAAGATTTGCGTTGGAAGCATGATGTTCTGCCTCGCGAGAACCTGGGCTGGGAAACCAACGGTCAGGCATTTGCCACCGGCCGAGTTGCCATGGCGATAATGGCCGGCGACCAATTAATCACTATTCGCCAGAACTTTCCTGATATGGATATGGATAATATTGGTTTTGCGCCATTACCGGTCGGGCCTGACGGCATAAATCGCACTTTGGGCGGCGGCGATATTGCTATGGTTAACTCTAAAGCTACTGCAGACCAGATAGAAGCTGCCGCTTACTACAGGTTATGGACTTATTTCGACCCCAATGAAACCGTGATTCATTTTCAGATAGGCAAAGGGGACCCCACGACTGTAGTTGGTGCGCCATTATATCCGCTTTATACAGGGATATTTCAAGCGGCAGGTTCAGCACTTGAACGACGATACGCAAACCTGCCTGTCGATAATTACAAATTGTATATGGACGGCATCGTTTCCGGTAAAGTCATAATGATGGCAGAGCCGGTGATTGCAGGGCAGGAATATTATCTTGCGATGGGCCAGGTCGTGGGCAAAATAGTCGCAGATAAAGATACCGACTCGGCGGTAGTTCTTAAAAAAGCTGCCGAGACGTATCAATCGAACGTACTGGATTTAATGAAATAA
- a CDS encoding type II secretion system protein: protein MGKQKGEFGSAKVKVADQGRGRFQKAFTLVELLVVISIIAILLAMLMPALQKARKQAKSVICISNLKQWGLMYSMYCEDNSGYFFSGQVNGSYKGGPTGADHGRYWRGAMRPYSNNEKMWLCPETVRPQVSGQEPAKGSSSEVAWEFDGDVGSYGINGWVLNPSPTADDSGGTDATGGVFSRKPISDFWKTCRNKTANNMPVFADMWFTDAWPRDADPPSLSDKCPGDAETYAQTPPNEMQRVCVDRHGGYAGTVFMDWSARKVGIKELWTLKWNKSYNIGGKYTIAGRMKPGNWPAWMRKYKDY from the coding sequence ATGGGCAAACAAAAAGGTGAGTTTGGCTCGGCAAAAGTAAAGGTTGCTGATCAAGGAAGAGGCAGGTTCCAAAAGGCGTTTACATTAGTCGAACTTTTGGTGGTAATCAGCATCATTGCTATATTACTGGCAATGTTGATGCCGGCACTGCAAAAAGCCAGAAAACAAGCCAAGTCTGTTATTTGCATATCCAACCTCAAACAGTGGGGTCTTATGTATTCTATGTACTGCGAGGACAACAGCGGCTATTTCTTCAGCGGCCAAGTCAATGGTTCGTATAAGGGCGGGCCCACTGGAGCAGATCATGGCCGGTATTGGAGAGGAGCCATGAGACCATATTCCAACAACGAAAAGATGTGGCTTTGTCCCGAGACCGTAAGGCCGCAGGTCAGCGGACAGGAACCCGCGAAGGGGTCTTCGTCCGAGGTAGCATGGGAATTCGATGGTGATGTAGGCAGCTACGGTATCAATGGCTGGGTACTCAATCCATCGCCGACAGCGGATGATAGCGGTGGTACGGATGCAACCGGCGGCGTCTTCTCTCGCAAGCCCATTTCAGATTTCTGGAAAACCTGCCGGAACAAAACCGCGAATAATATGCCCGTATTTGCAGATATGTGGTTCACTGATGCCTGGCCAAGGGATGCTGACCCGCCTTCACTGTCAGATAAATGTCCAGGCGACGCCGAGACCTATGCTCAGACTCCGCCGAATGAAATGCAGCGTGTTTGTGTCGACCGGCACGGCGGGTATGCAGGTACCGTCTTTATGGATTGGTCTGCCAGGAAAGTCGGGATTAAAGAGCTGTGGACATTGAAATGGAACAAATCGTATAACATCGGCGGAAAATATACTATAGCAGGCCGCATGAAACCTGGAAATTGGCCGGCATGGATGCGGAAATACAAGGATTACTAA
- the ugpC gene encoding sn-glycerol-3-phosphate ABC transporter ATP-binding protein UgpC, which translates to MANVIIKNLTKKFNEFTAVDDLNIEIKDKEFAVLVGPSGCGKTTTLRIIAGLEEASLGQIYIGDKLVNDVQPKDRDIAMVFQNYALYPHMDVYKNMAIGLKLRKFPKKEIDQRVQETARILGIENLLKRKPRELSGGQRQRVAVGRAIVKKPKVFLFDEPLSNLDAKLRVTMRAEISKLHRRLEATIIYVTHDQVEAMTMANRIFIMNEGRLQQSGPPLEVYKKPNNKFVAGFIGSPATNFIDSVITKESDVYFINAEGIKLKVPQSFIPKITNYAGKEVVFGVRPEDIHDKKFFSNAASYNSVKAKVDVIEPLGSEIFIHLTCGENSFVGRMDSRTQAEVEQNIEITIDMEKTHIFDPKTLSAIV; encoded by the coding sequence ATGGCAAATGTAATCATAAAAAATCTCACTAAGAAATTTAACGAATTCACTGCCGTAGACGATTTAAATATTGAGATAAAGGATAAGGAGTTTGCGGTTCTGGTCGGTCCATCCGGCTGCGGGAAGACCACCACGTTGAGAATAATCGCCGGTTTGGAGGAAGCAAGTTTAGGTCAGATATACATAGGAGACAAATTAGTCAACGATGTCCAGCCCAAAGACAGAGATATTGCCATGGTCTTCCAGAACTACGCTCTCTATCCGCATATGGATGTTTATAAAAATATGGCTATCGGATTAAAACTGCGCAAGTTTCCGAAAAAAGAAATTGACCAGAGAGTACAGGAAACAGCCAGGATTTTAGGAATAGAAAATTTATTAAAGAGAAAACCCAGAGAGCTTTCCGGCGGACAAAGACAAAGAGTGGCGGTAGGGAGAGCAATTGTAAAAAAGCCAAAAGTATTTTTATTCGATGAACCTCTTTCTAATTTAGACGCAAAGCTGAGAGTAACCATGAGGGCGGAAATCAGCAAACTGCATCGCAGATTAGAGGCTACGATAATTTATGTTACCCATGACCAGGTCGAAGCAATGACTATGGCAAACAGAATATTTATAATGAATGAGGGCCGTTTGCAGCAGTCAGGTCCGCCCTTGGAAGTGTATAAAAAACCGAATAATAAATTTGTGGCCGGTTTTATCGGTTCTCCGGCGACGAATTTTATAGATTCTGTAATTACAAAAGAAAGCGATGTGTATTTTATCAATGCCGAAGGCATAAAATTGAAGGTGCCTCAAAGTTTTATCCCAAAAATAACTAATTACGCAGGAAAAGAAGTTGTTTTCGGAGTCAGGCCTGAAGATATTCATGATAAGAAATTCTTTTCAAATGCCGCATCTTATAATTCCGTAAAAGCCAAAGTCGATGTAATAGAACCATTAGGGTCAGAGATTTTTATCCATCTTACTTGCGGGGAAAATTCGTTTGTCGGAAGAATGGATTCCCGGACGCAGGCAGAAGTCGAACAAAATATAGAAATTACAATAGATATGGAAAAGACGCATATCTTCGACCCCAAAACTTTGTCAGCTATAGTTTAG
- a CDS encoding PEP-CTERM sorting domain-containing protein, translating to MCKKLIIVCVLAMASLSYAEVIGDWENNMDGWVVEWGMTASYDTTGHTLNDYALKLVVDAPDWYVGSMDKVLSESSVNAIATRAVDEFKLDVTRFAADWTLGSWWIPESRIFFAISVGAQNDDDEWAYWGGGMEVLGAAWYPAYLADLDPPHIAPSVDDDSTMTATWSLNPIQDALDAMIASGFYRNIGMDIRLIGNEPGYTGPVTYYIDNARLVPEPATMALLSLGLALIRRKR from the coding sequence ATGTGTAAAAAGTTAATAATTGTTTGTGTTTTGGCAATGGCGTCCCTCAGCTATGCAGAAGTGATCGGCGATTGGGAAAACAACATGGACGGATGGGTCGTTGAATGGGGAATGACGGCAAGCTACGACACGACCGGGCACACTTTGAATGATTATGCCCTCAAGCTGGTAGTTGATGCTCCCGATTGGTATGTAGGGTCTATGGACAAAGTCCTTTCCGAAAGCAGTGTGAATGCGATTGCGACTCGTGCAGTTGATGAGTTCAAATTAGACGTGACGCGATTTGCAGCTGACTGGACACTTGGCAGTTGGTGGATTCCGGAGAGCCGGATATTTTTTGCTATCAGCGTTGGCGCTCAGAACGATGATGATGAGTGGGCTTACTGGGGAGGCGGAATGGAAGTCTTAGGTGCCGCGTGGTATCCTGCTTATCTTGCAGATCTTGACCCTCCGCATATCGCCCCATCTGTAGATGATGACAGCACAATGACAGCAACATGGTCACTCAATCCCATTCAAGATGCTCTGGATGCCATGATTGCCTCTGGTTTTTACCGTAACATAGGTATGGATATCAGGCTTATCGGCAATGAGCCTGGTTATACAGGTCCGGTGACTTATTACATCGATAATGCTCGGTTGGTTCCAGAGCCGGCAACGATGGCCCTTCTTAGTCTTGGCTTAGCGCTGATTCGCAGAAAACGCTAA
- a CDS encoding sugar ABC transporter permease — protein MTETVTDINVETKPRSRINWKSQQLAYLFLLPALIIFGLVCWYPILKTILYSFQEVNLMGFQGWVGFDNYRRMFGNPIFYTVWRNTLSFVLLSIVMGSMVPIVLALMINEMRRLSAFFQTLVYLPVLIPIVVGLIVWRQIYAPEGGILNGMLNLVGIPPQLWLQNPALAKPAIVVIMTWLGAGGTVLIYLSGLREIPPELYEAAELDGFSILKRIWFITLPHLSARIKIMLVLQIIFVSQVFTEPFILTAGGPANSTRSPVLEIYDTAFNQNNFGLASAWSVSMLVVLSVFSIIYVLLQKKRPGEV, from the coding sequence ATGACAGAAACTGTAACTGATATAAATGTCGAAACAAAACCGCGGTCGCGAATTAACTGGAAATCGCAGCAGTTGGCTTATCTTTTTCTTTTGCCTGCGCTGATAATTTTCGGCCTGGTATGCTGGTACCCGATATTGAAAACTATTCTGTACAGTTTTCAGGAAGTTAATCTTATGGGATTCCAGGGCTGGGTCGGATTCGATAATTACAGGCGAATGTTCGGCAATCCGATTTTTTATACTGTTTGGCGAAATACTCTCAGTTTTGTTTTGCTCAGCATTGTAATGGGTTCGATGGTTCCGATTGTTTTGGCGCTTATGATAAATGAGATGCGGCGTCTTTCCGCTTTTTTTCAGACGCTGGTTTATCTGCCGGTTCTGATTCCGATCGTCGTCGGCCTTATAGTTTGGCGTCAAATCTACGCACCCGAAGGCGGCATCTTAAATGGGATGCTGAATCTTGTAGGTATTCCTCCTCAGCTTTGGCTGCAGAATCCCGCGCTGGCGAAACCGGCCATTGTTGTCATTATGACCTGGCTCGGTGCAGGAGGCACTGTCCTGATTTACCTGTCGGGCCTGCGGGAAATTCCCCCGGAGTTGTACGAAGCGGCGGAACTCGATGGCTTTTCCATCCTCAAACGTATTTGGTTTATTACTCTTCCGCATCTTAGCGCGAGAATAAAGATAATGTTGGTGCTGCAGATTATTTTTGTATCGCAGGTATTTACCGAGCCGTTCATTCTGACCGCCGGCGGGCCTGCCAACAGTACGAGGTCGCCTGTTTTGGAAATTTACGACACAGCATTTAATCAAAATAACTTTGGTTTAGCATCCGCCTGGAGCGTCTCGATGCTGGTTGTTCTGTCGGTATTCTCTATTATCTATGTATTGCTGCAAAAAAAGCGGCCGGGTGAGGTTTAA